One genomic window of Pseudomonas chlororaphis subsp. piscium includes the following:
- a CDS encoding pyridoxal-phosphate dependent enzyme, protein MKSILETIGSCPIVELSHSLVPSGKKLYLKLEQFNPNHSIKDRTALGLVLAALKSGHLAPGGTVIESTSGNLGKSLAMIGAAMGLKVIVVVDPKVSSTAVNWYKAYGAQVDMVNTPDGQGGYQRARIERVQQLLHEHPGAYWPNQYDNPQNPAYHDEVTAKEFARLDYDVLVGCVSTGGHLSGIARGIKRDRPQVKVLACDVLGSAALGGAFSPYLLNGVGLAWRSANTHLDCFDYHSLIDDHHAISMCRILARESGLLLGGSAGLVAYGALQCLYGSSAKSVLAIMPDSGTNYLDTLYDDRWLEQKNIHLYGVEALRQDLQANEFKRSRSGRDLESVPSLSY, encoded by the coding sequence GTGAAAAGCATATTAGAAACCATTGGATCCTGTCCCATCGTCGAGCTTTCCCACTCGCTGGTACCCAGCGGCAAGAAGCTCTACCTGAAGCTGGAACAGTTCAATCCCAACCACAGCATCAAGGACCGGACGGCCCTGGGGCTGGTGCTCGCCGCCCTGAAGTCTGGCCATCTGGCGCCTGGCGGCACCGTGATCGAATCCACCTCCGGCAACCTCGGCAAATCTCTGGCCATGATCGGCGCGGCGATGGGCTTGAAGGTGATCGTCGTGGTCGATCCGAAGGTGAGTTCGACCGCGGTCAATTGGTACAAGGCCTACGGCGCTCAGGTGGACATGGTGAATACCCCGGACGGGCAGGGCGGCTACCAGCGGGCGCGGATTGAAAGGGTCCAGCAACTGCTGCACGAGCATCCCGGGGCTTATTGGCCGAATCAATATGACAATCCGCAGAACCCGGCCTATCACGACGAAGTCACGGCCAAGGAATTTGCCAGGCTCGATTACGACGTGCTGGTGGGCTGCGTCAGCACCGGCGGGCATCTTTCCGGTATCGCCAGGGGAATCAAGCGCGATCGTCCGCAGGTCAAGGTACTGGCGTGCGATGTGCTGGGGTCTGCCGCCCTGGGCGGGGCATTCTCGCCGTATCTGCTCAACGGCGTCGGCCTGGCCTGGCGCTCGGCCAATACCCACCTGGATTGCTTCGACTACCACAGCCTGATCGATGATCACCATGCGATTTCGATGTGCCGGATCCTGGCCCGTGAAAGCGGCTTGCTGCTGGGAGGGTCGGCGGGGCTGGTGGCCTATGGCGCGCTGCAATGCCTGTATGGCTCCTCGGCGAAGAGTGTCCTTGCGATCATGCCCGACAGCGGCACCAACTACCTGGATACGCTCTACGACGACCGCTGGCTGGAGCAGAAAAACATCCATCTCTATGGGGTCGAGGCGCTACGCCAGGACCTGCAGGCCAACGAGTTCAAGCGATCCCGGTCGGGAAGGGATCTCGAGTCCGTGCCCTCGTTGAGCTATTGA